AGGCGATCAGGATCTTGGGCAGCACTTGCCACCAGACCCGCAGGGTCTGGCTGGTCAGGTCTGTGAGCTGGCCCCACCATGCACGCGCGAAAGACATTGGCGCTCAGTCTAGAGGCCGGACCGGTCCGCTCACCTGATCGGCCGACCAGATGGGTGGGCGTGAGCCAGCTGGCCGGCAGCCGTGCCGGTGCGGGCTGGTCCGAAGGTCTCAGCCGTACGTGTCGCGGGGACCTCGGCCGTCCCTGACCGATCTGGGCCCATGCGACCAGCTGGGCGCGGCGGGCCCGCGCACGTCGATCCGCACCACCGAGCCCTCACCCAGCTCGGCATTCAGCTTGGCCACGATCTGCGGTGCCATCTGGCGCAGCACGGTCGCCCAAGTGGTGGATTCGGCCCGCACCAGCAAGACCTTGTCGGCGAAACCGGCCGGCTGCGCATGCTGAGCGTTGACCGGCCCGACGATCTGCGGCCAGGCTTCCAGCATCCTGCGCAATCCCACCTGCGTCTTCCAACCCCTCCTGCTGACCAGGCGATTCAATGCGTCACCCAGCAGTTGCGGATCGCGAG
The Brooklawnia propionicigenes DNA segment above includes these coding regions:
- a CDS encoding DUF721 domain-containing protein; amino-acid sequence: MSEPPGGRFGDGFDEPVDEPDDIAIFPEPLDTGDHDPLGIEVATRIAHDAAGILPPPRGVGIRRRRRRPQMNEQRSGAGPDARDPQLLGDALNRLVSRRGWKTQVGLRRMLEAWPQIVGPVNAQHAQPAGFADKVLLVRAESTTWATVLRQMAPQIVAKLNAELGEGSVVRIDVRGPAAPSWSHGPRSVRDGRGPRDTYG